The Oenanthe melanoleuca isolate GR-GAL-2019-014 chromosome 1A, OMel1.0, whole genome shotgun sequence genome contains a region encoding:
- the GPR22 gene encoding G-protein coupled receptor 22, whose amino-acid sequence MCLSPILEVNMQSESNITVRDAIDDIDTNMYQPLSYPLSFQVSLTGFLMLEIVLGLGSNLTVLVLYCMKSNLINSVSNIITMNLHVLDVIICVGCIPLTIVILLLSLESNTALICCFHEACVSFASVSTAINVFAITLDRYDISVKPANRILTMGRAVILMTSIWIISLFSFLIPFIEVNFFSLQSASTWENKTLLCVSTNEYHTELGMYYHILVQIPIFFFTVIVMLITYTKILQALNIRIGTRFTTGQKKKNRKKKTISLTTQHETTDVSHSSGGKNVVFGVRTSVSVIIALRRAVKRHRERRERQKRVFRMSLLIISTFLLCWTPISVLNTTILCLGPSDLLVKLRLCFLVMAYGTTIFHPLLYAFTRQKFQKVLKSKMKKRVVSIVEADPMPNNAVIHNSWIEPKRNKKITFEDSEVRQKCLVPQVVTD is encoded by the coding sequence ATGTGTTTGTCCCCCATTCTGGAAGTCAACATGCAGTCCGAATCTAACATTACAGTTCGAGATGCCATTGATGACATCGACACCAACATGTACCAACCACTGTCATATCCATTAAGCTTTCAAGTTTCTCTCACCGGATTTTTGATGTTAGAAATTGTTTTGGGACTTGGCAGCAATCTCACCGTTCTGGTACTTTACTGTATGAAATCCAACTTAATCAATTCTGTCAGTAACATAATTACAATGAACCTTCATGTACTTGATGTAATAATTTGTGTGGGATGTATTCCTCTAACTATAGTTATCCTTCTGCTTTCACTGGAGAGTAACACTGCTCTCATCTGCTGCTTCCATGAGGCTTGTGTCTCTTTTGCAAGCGTTTCAACTGCAATCAACGTCTTCGCTATCACCCTGGACCGATACGACATCTCCGTAAAACCTGCTAATCGGATCCTGACCATGGGAAGGGCTGTGATATTAATGACATCAATATGGatcatttcacttttttccttcctgattCCTTTCATTGAAGTCAACTTTTTCAGTCTTCAAAGTGCAAGTACTTGGGAAAATAAGACACTTCTGTGTGTGAGTACAAACGAATACCACACTGAACTAGGAATGTACTACCACATTCTCGTTCAGAttccaatatttttcttcactgttaTAGTAATGCTAATTACATACACCAAAATACTCCAGGCCCTAAATATTCGGATTGGTACAAGATTTACAACaggacaaaagaagaaaaacagaaagaaaaaaactatttctttGACCACTCAGCACGAGACTACGGATGTGTCCCACAGCAGTGGAGGAAAAAACGTCGTGTTTGGTGTAAGGACTTCTGTGTCTGTCATAATTGCCCTACGCCGAGCTGTCAAACGGCACCGGGAGCGACGAGAACGGCAAAAGAGAGTCTTCAGAATGTCCCTTCTGATTATCTCAACATTCCTTCTCTGCTGGACACCCATCTCAGTTTTAAACACCACTATCTTATGTTTGGGCCCAAGTGACCTTTTGGTAAAGTTGAGATTATGTTTTCTAGTAATGGCATATGGAACAACTATATTTCACCCTCTACTTTACGCATTCACGAGGCAAAAGTTTCAGAAAGTTCTGAAAAGTAAGATGAAAAAGCGAGTTGTTTCAATAGTGGAAGCAGATCCCATGCCAAATAACGCTGTAATACACAACTCATGGATAGAGCctaaaaggaacaaaaagatTACCTTTGAAGACAGCGAAGTAAGGCAGAAATGTTTAGTACCTCAGGTTGTCACTGACTAG